A single genomic interval of Celeribacter indicus harbors:
- a CDS encoding TRAP transporter small permease subunit, giving the protein MTRSPTEQPDAIRRIVSATSQALALVGGLCILAIVVLTVAEVVSRRLTGRSLGPVDELSSYLFAAGIALSLAWALDNRAHIRIDILYARLPRGMRTASDILALLSLTAFAAVLLARGWQVFAISWASGSRSASTLGLPLVLPQGVWLAGIAIFLAALLCQCVAALLALLRRRPDWIARHLSPPNVDELVAEETRDLPLHEVSDR; this is encoded by the coding sequence GTGACCCGTTCCCCGACCGAACAGCCGGACGCGATCCGAAGGATCGTGTCCGCCACCTCACAGGCCCTGGCGCTCGTCGGCGGGCTCTGCATCCTGGCCATCGTGGTCCTGACCGTGGCGGAAGTCGTCTCCCGCCGGCTGACGGGACGCTCGCTCGGCCCGGTCGACGAGCTGTCGAGCTATCTCTTCGCCGCCGGCATCGCGCTGTCGCTGGCCTGGGCGCTGGACAACCGCGCCCATATCCGGATCGACATCCTCTATGCGCGCCTGCCGCGCGGGATGCGCACCGCGTCCGACATCCTCGCGCTCCTGTCCCTGACGGCGTTCGCCGCCGTCCTGCTCGCGCGCGGCTGGCAGGTCTTCGCGATCTCCTGGGCCTCCGGGTCGCGCTCCGCCTCGACGCTGGGCCTGCCGCTGGTCCTGCCGCAGGGCGTCTGGCTCGCGGGGATCGCCATCTTCCTGGCCGCGCTGCTCTGTCAATGTGTCGCCGCCCTGCTGGCGCTGCTGCGCCGCCGGCCCGACTGGATCGCGCGCCACCTGTCCCCGCCCAACGTGGACGAACTCGTGGCCGAGGAAACCCGCGACCTGCCCCTGCACGAGGTCTCAGACCGATGA
- a CDS encoding TRAP transporter substrate-binding protein, whose translation MNRHSLPALFATAILATAAAPTHAQDLTETRLNVIGSASFMPLYSEQEYPFWTETLPAASDGKIAAEVRPFNEAGLTGTELLRLLQQGVADAATPILGYLAADDAVAEAVDLAGIAPDAATARAVSAAWAPVLDAHFRETNGARVLGILAYPSQVLLCKNSFESLSDLQGRKVRTGNRSLAELVESLGASSVTMPIGDVVPSLERGVVDCAITGTLTAYNQGWYEVVSYASDLGLGWSQLATIVGQQSWDRMSEANQAFIETQYAEFAEQVWDEVDVQTEVGFDCLTGRAECPLGEPANMTLVEATDADRELLREKLSDTVVPAWVARCGEGCAENWNEAMADIVGVRAE comes from the coding sequence ATGAACCGTCACTCTCTCCCGGCGCTTTTTGCGACCGCGATCCTGGCGACCGCCGCCGCCCCCACGCACGCACAAGATCTGACCGAAACCCGGCTGAACGTCATCGGATCGGCCAGCTTCATGCCCCTCTACTCGGAACAGGAATATCCGTTCTGGACCGAAACGCTCCCCGCCGCCTCGGACGGCAAGATCGCCGCCGAGGTCCGCCCCTTCAACGAGGCCGGGCTGACCGGCACGGAACTCCTGCGCCTGCTCCAGCAGGGCGTGGCCGATGCGGCGACCCCGATCCTCGGCTATCTCGCCGCGGATGACGCCGTGGCCGAGGCCGTCGACCTCGCCGGCATCGCGCCCGACGCGGCAACGGCGCGGGCCGTCTCCGCCGCCTGGGCGCCGGTGCTCGACGCGCATTTCCGCGAGACGAACGGCGCGCGGGTGCTGGGCATCCTCGCCTATCCCTCGCAGGTCCTGCTCTGCAAGAACAGCTTCGAAAGCCTCTCGGATCTCCAGGGCCGCAAGGTGCGGACCGGCAACCGCTCCCTCGCGGAACTCGTCGAATCGCTCGGCGCCAGCAGCGTGACCATGCCCATCGGCGATGTCGTGCCCTCGCTGGAACGCGGCGTGGTCGACTGCGCGATCACCGGCACCCTCACCGCCTACAATCAGGGCTGGTACGAAGTCGTGAGCTATGCCTCCGACCTCGGGCTCGGCTGGAGCCAGCTTGCCACGATCGTCGGCCAGCAGTCCTGGGACCGGATGTCGGAAGCCAACCAGGCCTTCATCGAAACGCAATATGCCGAATTCGCCGAACAGGTCTGGGACGAGGTCGATGTGCAGACCGAGGTCGGCTTCGACTGCCTCACCGGACGGGCGGAATGCCCGCTGGGTGAGCCTGCGAACATGACGCTGGTCGAGGCCACCGATGCGGACCGCGAGCTGCTGCGTGAGAAGCTGAGCGACACCGTGGTGCCGGCCTGGGTCGCGCGCTGTGGCGAGGGCTGCGCGGAGAACTGGAACGAGGCGATGGCCGATATCGTCGGCGTCCGGGCCGAGTGA